The genomic stretch AGCTGTTTGGTAATATTCGTGTAACGGATAAAGGTGAATTTCAACGTGTGATCACGAAGAACAACCGTGTTATAAACAAAGAAGGAATGTATAGCCCTATTAATCAGGTTGAACGACACGTTGAGATTCTTGAAAAACTTCTCAAATCGAGCGGTACGATTGCAAAATGCCCAATTCGATACGCTGTTACTTTTGCTAATCCCAAAACGATTTTAGATATATCACCTAATGCACCCGCTTCTATTCAATGCAGTGTTATTCGGCATGACCAAATTAAAACGTTTTTAAGAACCGAACTTGAAAAGAAGTCCCCTGTATTTATGCTCGATCAGCACCTTAATCAAATAGCAGAAAAAATTTTACAAAATCATAAACAAAAGTCATTTAACGCAGAAAGTTATGTACTTGATCGATCTCCATCCTCTGTCGAAGAGTCTACTTACTATTCTAAAGAAACAAACCACCAAGAAACAGATGAACAACTAAGAGCTGTACTAATTGCATATCGATCTAAAAAGGCACAGGATCTAAATCGCAAACCCTATCATATTTTCACGAATAAGGTGTTAGATGAAATCACGATTAAGCAGCCTTCCACTATTGATAAACTATTACAAATCGAAGGAGTTGGCCCTAAGATAGCCGCGGAATTTGGAGAAGATTTATTGGCACTTATCCGAAGAAAGCAAGAGTTACAATCATCCTATGAGAATAATAATGGTAATCATCAGATTCGGACTTCCATAAAAAAGGAATCCACGCATCCATCGAACAAACAAAATGATGACCTTCTCAGGGAATCACTTGTGAAGTTTCGGACTACATGCTCTAAAGACCTATCTGTGAAGCCATACTATATTTTTACGAATCGTACACTAGAAGATATTTTAAAGAAAAGGCCAGAGAATATAAAGGAGCTTTTGAAGATAGAAGGAATCGGCCCTAAGAAAGCCGAGGAGTTTGGTCAGGCGATTATTGATCTAACTAAAAAATATAGGATTTAAAACAGGTTACATATCGATTACATAAGAAAAGGAAGCAGTTCACTTAAACAAACGTTTGATTAAGTGAACTGCTTCCTCTTAA from Bacillus sp. Cs-700 encodes the following:
- a CDS encoding HRDC domain-containing protein, translated to MSLLKNVFNIFSDNRNIKEPILFKENTHTLATLNSLTALKGSNAFNLDKKKVENHLKLFSIGHTGETQVLFELQNAMLPFLILHDVYLEFEDYQAQMDFVIVTHKFILVLEVKKLFGNIRVTDKGEFQRVITKNNRVINKEGMYSPINQVERHVEILEKLLKSSGTIAKCPIRYAVTFANPKTILDISPNAPASIQCSVIRHDQIKTFLRTELEKKSPVFMLDQHLNQIAEKILQNHKQKSFNAESYVLDRSPSSVEESTYYSKETNHQETDEQLRAVLIAYRSKKAQDLNRKPYHIFTNKVLDEITIKQPSTIDKLLQIEGVGPKIAAEFGEDLLALIRRKQELQSSYENNNGNHQIRTSIKKESTHPSNKQNDDLLRESLVKFRTTCSKDLSVKPYYIFTNRTLEDILKKRPENIKELLKIEGIGPKKAEEFGQAIIDLTKKYRI